One window of Agromyces rhizosphaerae genomic DNA carries:
- a CDS encoding glutathione peroxidase, producing the protein MFDWSMATDDAKTTSIDDIPITTIDGAETSLAAYDGKVKLIVNVASRCGLSPQYEQLEQLQRDYADRGFTVLGFPSNQFLQELGSNEAISEYCTTTWGITFPIFDRIRVNGKKEHPLFTELKKTPDAHGKAGKVVWNFEKFLVTPDGQVFRFRPTTKPDAPEVIRAIEESLPA; encoded by the coding sequence ATGTTTGACTGGAGCATGGCCACCGACGACGCGAAGACCACCAGCATCGACGACATCCCGATCACGACCATCGACGGCGCCGAGACGAGCCTCGCCGCGTACGACGGCAAGGTGAAGCTGATCGTCAACGTCGCCTCGCGCTGCGGGCTCTCCCCGCAGTACGAGCAGCTCGAGCAGCTGCAGCGGGACTACGCCGACCGCGGCTTCACGGTGCTCGGGTTCCCCAGCAACCAGTTCCTCCAGGAGCTCGGGTCGAACGAGGCGATCTCCGAGTACTGCACCACGACCTGGGGCATCACCTTCCCGATCTTCGATCGCATCAGGGTGAACGGCAAGAAGGAGCATCCGCTCTTCACCGAGCTCAAGAAGACGCCCGACGCGCACGGCAAGGCCGGCAAGGTCGTCTGGAACTTCGAGAAGTTCCTCGTGACGCCCGACGGGCAGGTGTTCCGCTTCCGCCCGACGACGAAGCCCGATGCGCCGGAGGTCATCCGCGCGATCGAGGAGTCGCTGCCGGCCTGA
- a CDS encoding esterase-like activity of phytase family protein, whose translation MTRARRLTGLALATTALLACGAAAPALAQPNGPKYGTPATAFHRTATYPVYLNVPAGVDPADETVAEISAISPDGDTVIYTDAEGERIGFLDVTDPSNPVGAGTLALDEITDAPVASPTSVAAYGELVLVVVDTTDYDADTLASKPRSGELVAVDATTHEVVATFDLAGQPDSIAVSPDGAYAAIAMENQRNEDFPADGGVGDDGDLPQAPAGFVQVITFGGTPTDPGTWSIDPVSLTDGAALPILEAAGIDTPEDPEPEYVAINDANQLAVSLQENNALVTIDLATRAVTAAFDLGAPVVPNVDTDDDGAIELTDTIEVPREPDAIAWIGDEYVATANEGDWKGGSRGWSIFDAATGEVVWDAGDTFEHLAIAHGLYNDGRADNKGAEPEGLAVAEFDGVPTAFVASERSNFVAVYDVSDPTAPVFQQLLFATNGPEGILPVPSRDLLVVSSEVDDSEEGVRAAVNLYQVQQGEPSQPSIVSADVDGLPIGWSALGALSADPFDKGIVYAASDNALTPATVFTVDVSDKKGQAVIVDSLVVTDGGEEASFDVEGLQALEDGGFWLAVEGSSGPANALVRIDASGEVVDEVTLPDEVAAHVRNWGFEGVTITAEGTGDEALWVAIQRPLWVDPSVGAGSLELYEGNVARIGRYDLADESWAFFGIELEETGVDGDWIGLSEITAIDDDTLAIIERDKLNGPDAALKTVITVEVPDELPGEGELTILEKSLAIDVLPALQELDGWTQEKLEGFTIGIDRQVYAVTDNDGVDDATGETVFLRLGDAKKVIPAFR comes from the coding sequence ATGACGCGCGCGCGCCGATTGACCGGACTCGCACTCGCCACCACCGCCCTGCTCGCCTGCGGAGCCGCCGCCCCGGCGCTCGCGCAGCCGAACGGGCCCAAGTACGGCACGCCCGCCACGGCGTTCCACCGCACCGCCACGTACCCCGTGTACCTCAACGTCCCCGCGGGCGTCGACCCCGCCGACGAGACCGTCGCCGAGATCTCGGCGATCAGCCCCGACGGCGACACCGTGATCTACACCGACGCGGAGGGCGAGCGCATCGGCTTCCTCGACGTCACCGACCCGTCGAACCCGGTCGGCGCGGGCACGCTCGCCCTCGACGAGATCACGGATGCCCCGGTGGCGTCGCCGACCTCGGTCGCCGCCTACGGCGAGCTCGTGCTGGTCGTCGTCGACACGACCGACTACGACGCCGACACGCTCGCGTCGAAGCCGCGCTCGGGCGAGCTCGTCGCGGTCGACGCGACCACCCACGAGGTCGTCGCGACCTTCGACCTCGCCGGCCAGCCCGACTCGATCGCGGTGAGCCCCGACGGCGCCTACGCGGCGATCGCGATGGAGAACCAGCGCAACGAGGACTTCCCCGCCGACGGCGGCGTGGGCGACGACGGCGACCTGCCGCAGGCGCCCGCCGGCTTCGTGCAGGTCATCACGTTCGGCGGCACGCCGACCGACCCGGGCACCTGGAGCATCGACCCGGTCTCGCTGACCGACGGCGCAGCGCTGCCGATCCTCGAGGCGGCCGGCATCGACACCCCCGAGGACCCGGAGCCGGAGTACGTCGCGATCAACGACGCCAACCAGCTCGCGGTGTCGCTGCAGGAGAACAACGCGCTCGTCACGATCGACCTCGCGACCCGCGCGGTGACCGCCGCCTTCGACCTCGGTGCGCCCGTGGTCCCGAACGTCGACACCGACGACGACGGTGCGATCGAGCTGACCGACACCATCGAGGTGCCGCGCGAGCCCGACGCCATCGCGTGGATCGGCGACGAGTACGTGGCCACCGCGAACGAGGGCGACTGGAAGGGCGGCAGCCGCGGCTGGTCGATCTTCGACGCCGCCACCGGCGAGGTCGTCTGGGACGCGGGCGACACGTTCGAGCACCTGGCGATCGCGCACGGCCTCTACAACGACGGCCGCGCCGACAACAAGGGCGCCGAGCCCGAGGGCCTCGCGGTCGCCGAGTTCGACGGCGTGCCCACCGCGTTCGTCGCGTCCGAGCGGTCGAACTTCGTCGCGGTGTACGACGTGAGCGACCCGACCGCGCCGGTGTTCCAGCAGCTCCTGTTCGCGACCAACGGCCCTGAGGGCATCCTGCCGGTGCCGAGCCGCGACCTGCTCGTGGTCTCGAGCGAGGTGGACGACTCGGAGGAGGGCGTCCGCGCCGCCGTGAACCTCTACCAGGTGCAGCAGGGCGAGCCGTCGCAGCCGAGCATCGTCTCCGCGGACGTCGACGGCCTGCCGATCGGCTGGTCGGCGCTCGGCGCGCTCTCGGCCGACCCGTTCGACAAGGGCATCGTCTACGCGGCCAGCGACAACGCGCTCACGCCGGCAACGGTGTTCACGGTCGACGTGTCCGACAAGAAGGGCCAGGCCGTCATCGTCGACTCGCTCGTCGTGACCGACGGCGGCGAGGAGGCCTCGTTCGACGTCGAGGGCCTGCAGGCGCTCGAGGACGGCGGCTTCTGGCTCGCGGTCGAGGGCTCGAGCGGGCCGGCGAACGCGCTGGTGCGCATCGACGCCTCGGGCGAGGTCGTGGACGAGGTCACCCTGCCCGACGAGGTCGCAGCGCACGTGCGCAACTGGGGCTTCGAGGGCGTGACGATCACGGCAGAGGGCACCGGCGACGAGGCGCTCTGGGTCGCGATCCAGCGCCCGCTGTGGGTCGACCCGTCGGTCGGCGCCGGCAGCCTCGAGCTCTACGAGGGCAACGTGGCGCGCATCGGCCGCTACGACCTCGCCGACGAGAGCTGGGCGTTCTTCGGCATCGAGCTGGAGGAGACCGGCGTCGACGGCGACTGGATCGGCCTGTCGGAGATCACCGCGATCGACGACGACACCCTGGCGATCATCGAGCGCGACAAGCTCAACGGCCCGGATGCCGCGCTGAAGACCGTGATCACCGTCGAGGTGCCCGACGAGCTGCCCGGCGAGGGCGAGCTGACGATCCTCGAGAAGTCGCTCGCGATCGACGTACTGCCCGCGCTGCAGGAGCTGGACGGCTGGACCCAGGAGAAGCTCGAGGGCTTCACCATCGGGATCGACCGCCAGGTCTACGCGGTGACCGACAACGACGGCGTCGACGACGCCACCGGCGAGACCGTGTTCCTGCGGCTCGGCGACGCGAAGAAGGTCATCCCCGCGTTCCGCTGA
- a CDS encoding efflux RND transporter permease subunit, producing MHLLAQASLKNRALIALVTIVVAIFGGVSLTLLKQELIPSIAFPQLSVVTTYPGAAPEVVENDVSTPIENSLRGIAGLESTSSTSSTNISVVTATFDYETDLATAEQKMTTAINRISSQLPDDVDPAVVAFSFDDFPVIAIAVSGTDDTSALSDALNRTTVGEINEIDGVREATVIGEIGQRVTIVPDQEELAALGLTSQAITSALQQNGVLLPAGEITEDGISYAVQSGTRLTSVDDVADLPLLGATEQVAAPSTDAGLGAGTGTDLGTGADLGAGTGLGTGSTTVTVPVSPAPTIGDVASVELVDNPETSISRVNGEPALTLSITKLPAANTVDVSTAVEEAMVDLEANIASQFPGAEFTVVFDQSPFIEESIETLAVEGMLGLVMAVLVILVFLLSVRATLVTAISIPTSVLITFIGLWATDYSLNILTLGALTISVGRVVDDSIVVIENIKRHLVEGVEKVPTIVKAVREVAGAITASTVTTIAVFLPVALVGGPTGELFRPFALTVAIALAASLFVSLTIVPVLAYWFLKPAKLTRKDGTASTEALAEETGEDELEHPGRLQKGYLPIIGWTLRHGWLTLVAAVLVLVGTFALYPLMPTNFIGATGQNTFQVTQELPAGTSLEEMDAASTEVEETLRDTEGIEIVLTSIGGGTDIQLGLGGGAGSTITYSITTDENADQDALQAEVRDELDALGDVGELVLSAQQGGFSSDILIDVTAGNDADLREASEAVVEALDGLPEIVEVTSNLSETRPYIGVVVDREAAADAGYSEVALSSLVASAMQPQASGSVQIDEDLLTIYIASDDPPATVEELRELPVPTPTGVVELDELADVDETDGPASITTVQGLRSATVTASPDQADVGAASFAVTSALEEAELPAGTSATVGGVTSDQDDAFMQLGLALLAAILIVYIVMVATFRSLLQPLLLLVSVPFAATGAILLQLVVGIPFGVSSLIGVLMLVGIVVTNAIVLIDLVNQYRDRGYDVRDALLHGASRRLRPILMTALATIFALIPMASGITGTGGFISQPLAIVVIGGLLSSTVLTLIVLPVLYFLVEGGREKRRAKREEKRAQRRADEAAAAAAAAPAE from the coding sequence ATGCATCTCCTCGCTCAGGCCAGCCTGAAGAACCGCGCCCTCATCGCGCTCGTCACGATCGTCGTCGCGATCTTCGGCGGGGTCTCGCTGACGCTGCTCAAGCAGGAGCTCATCCCCTCGATCGCGTTCCCCCAGCTGTCGGTCGTCACCACGTACCCGGGCGCTGCGCCCGAGGTCGTCGAGAACGACGTCTCGACGCCGATCGAGAACTCGCTCCGCGGCATCGCGGGCCTCGAGTCGACGAGCTCGACGAGCTCGACGAACATCTCGGTCGTCACCGCGACGTTCGACTACGAGACCGACCTCGCGACGGCCGAGCAGAAGATGACGACCGCGATCAATCGCATCTCGTCGCAGTTGCCCGATGATGTCGATCCCGCGGTGGTCGCGTTCAGCTTCGACGACTTCCCCGTGATCGCCATCGCGGTGAGCGGCACCGACGACACCTCGGCCCTCTCCGATGCGCTGAACCGCACGACGGTCGGCGAGATCAACGAGATCGACGGCGTGCGCGAGGCCACCGTCATCGGCGAGATCGGCCAGCGCGTCACCATCGTGCCCGACCAGGAGGAGCTCGCGGCCCTCGGCCTCACCTCGCAGGCGATCACGAGCGCGCTCCAGCAGAACGGCGTGCTCCTGCCCGCCGGCGAGATCACCGAGGACGGCATCTCCTACGCCGTGCAGTCGGGCACTCGACTCACCTCGGTCGACGACGTCGCGGACCTCCCGCTGCTGGGTGCGACCGAGCAGGTCGCGGCCCCGAGCACCGACGCGGGCCTGGGCGCCGGCACCGGAACCGACCTGGGCACCGGTGCCGACCTCGGTGCCGGAACGGGCCTCGGCACCGGTTCGACGACCGTCACGGTGCCGGTCTCGCCCGCGCCGACGATCGGCGACGTGGCATCCGTCGAGCTCGTCGACAACCCAGAGACCTCGATCTCGCGCGTGAACGGCGAGCCCGCGCTCACGCTCTCGATCACCAAGCTGCCCGCCGCGAACACCGTCGACGTGTCGACCGCCGTGGAGGAGGCCATGGTCGACCTCGAGGCCAACATCGCCTCGCAGTTCCCCGGCGCCGAGTTCACCGTCGTGTTCGACCAGTCGCCGTTCATCGAGGAGTCGATCGAGACCCTCGCCGTCGAGGGCATGCTCGGCCTCGTCATGGCCGTGCTCGTCATCCTCGTGTTCCTGCTGTCGGTGCGCGCGACGCTGGTCACGGCGATCTCGATCCCGACCTCCGTGCTCATCACGTTCATCGGGCTCTGGGCGACCGACTACAGCCTCAACATCCTGACGCTCGGCGCGCTCACCATCTCGGTCGGACGTGTGGTCGACGACTCCATCGTCGTCATCGAGAACATCAAGCGGCACCTCGTCGAGGGCGTCGAGAAGGTGCCGACGATCGTGAAGGCCGTGCGCGAGGTCGCCGGCGCGATCACGGCGTCGACCGTCACGACCATCGCCGTCTTCCTGCCGGTCGCGCTGGTCGGCGGCCCGACGGGCGAGCTGTTCCGACCCTTCGCGCTGACCGTGGCGATCGCCCTCGCGGCATCCCTCTTCGTCTCGCTCACGATCGTGCCGGTGCTCGCGTACTGGTTCCTCAAGCCGGCGAAGCTGACCCGCAAGGACGGCACGGCCTCGACCGAGGCGCTCGCCGAGGAGACCGGTGAGGACGAGCTCGAGCACCCCGGTCGCCTGCAGAAGGGCTACCTGCCGATCATCGGCTGGACGCTCCGCCACGGCTGGCTGACGCTCGTCGCCGCGGTGCTCGTGCTCGTGGGCACGTTCGCGCTCTACCCGCTCATGCCGACGAACTTCATCGGCGCCACGGGCCAGAACACGTTCCAGGTCACGCAGGAACTGCCCGCGGGCACCTCCCTCGAGGAGATGGATGCGGCCTCGACCGAGGTCGAGGAGACCCTGCGTGACACCGAGGGCATCGAGATCGTGCTGACCTCCATCGGCGGCGGCACCGACATCCAGCTCGGACTCGGCGGCGGTGCCGGCAGCACCATCACGTACTCGATCACCACCGACGAGAACGCCGACCAGGACGCCCTCCAGGCGGAGGTGCGCGACGAGCTCGACGCACTGGGCGACGTCGGCGAGCTCGTGCTCTCGGCGCAGCAGGGCGGGTTCTCGAGCGACATCCTCATCGACGTCACCGCCGGCAACGACGCGGACCTGCGTGAGGCGTCCGAGGCCGTGGTCGAGGCGCTCGACGGCCTGCCCGAGATCGTCGAGGTGACCTCGAACCTCTCGGAGACCCGCCCGTACATCGGCGTCGTGGTCGACCGCGAGGCGGCGGCCGACGCCGGGTACTCGGAGGTCGCCCTGAGCTCGCTCGTGGCATCCGCCATGCAGCCCCAGGCCTCGGGCAGCGTGCAGATCGACGAGGACCTCCTCACCATCTACATCGCGAGCGATGACCCGCCCGCGACGGTCGAGGAGCTCCGCGAGCTGCCCGTGCCGACGCCCACCGGCGTGGTCGAGCTCGACGAGCTCGCCGACGTCGACGAGACCGACGGCCCCGCGTCGATCACGACCGTGCAGGGCCTGCGCAGCGCGACCGTCACCGCGTCGCCCGACCAGGCCGACGTCGGCGCGGCATCGTTCGCCGTGACGTCCGCGCTCGAGGAGGCCGAGCTGCCCGCCGGCACCAGCGCCACGGTGGGCGGCGTCACGAGCGACCAGGATGACGCCTTCATGCAGCTCGGCCTCGCGCTGCTCGCGGCGATCCTCATCGTGTACATCGTGATGGTGGCGACGTTCCGCTCGCTGCTGCAGCCGCTGCTGCTGCTCGTCTCGGTGCCGTTCGCGGCGACCGGCGCGATCCTGCTGCAGCTCGTGGTCGGCATCCCCTTCGGCGTCTCGTCGCTCATCGGCGTGCTGATGCTCGTCGGCATCGTGGTGACGAACGCGATCGTGCTCATCGACCTCGTGAACCAGTACCGAGATCGCGGGTACGACGTTCGCGATGCGCTCCTGCACGGTGCGTCGCGCCGTCTGCGGCCGATCCTCATGACCGCGCTCGCGACGATCTTCGCGCTCATCCCGATGGCCAGCGGCATCACGGGCACCGGCGGGTTCATCTCGCAGCCGCTCGCGATCGTCGTGATCGGCGGCCTGCTGTCGTCGACCGTGCTGACGCTCATCGTGCTGCCGGTGCTGTACTTCCTGGTGGAGGGCGGCCGCGAGAAGCGTCGCGCGAAGCGCGAGGAGAAGCGGGCGCAGCGCCGGGCCGACGAGGCCGCCGCGGCGGCCGCCGCCGCGCCCGCCGAGTAG
- a CDS encoding heavy metal translocating P-type ATPase, whose product MAHTHEPGSGTGHDDHAGHEHHAGHSGHDMHEHHDMHGDHAGHEGHEGHEGHEGHEGHEGHEGHDHAAHADAHAGHDMHGGHDMHAGHSGHGGHGGHGGHGDHVGQFRRLFWIMLVLAVPTVALSPMFAMLLGYEVPTTGPIAWIVPALGTVMYFWGGWPFLSGAVGELRAKSPGMMLLIGLAITVAYFASLGASLGILDHQLEFWWELALLIVIMLLGHWVEMRSIMQASSALDELAALLPDEAERVTDDGTETVSPADLAVGDVVVVRPGGRVPADGEVTEGTAEMDESMITGESTTVSRAPGDTVVAGTVATDTAIRVRVTAVGDDTALAGIQRLVSDAQASSSHAQRLADRAAGWLFWFALGAAVLTAIAWTLVGSPDDAVVRTITVLVIACPHALGLAIPLVVSIATERAAKGGVLVTDRMALEQMRTIDTVLFDKTGTLTKGEPTVTDAAAADGHDTDHVLALAAAAEADSEHPLARAIVAHADEHGVDVPRATDFSSAPAVGVRATVDGRTVRVGGPAMLDEHGLEPLGASADWAARGATVLHVVADGEVVGALALADEVREESREAIDALHALGIGVVMITGDAEPVAQAVADDLGIDRVFAQVRPEDKADRVATLQHEGRSVAMVGDGVNDAPALAQADVGLAIGAGTDVAIASAGVVLASSDPRSVLSVIELSRASYRKMQQNLWWAAGYNLVAVPLAAGVLAPIGFVLPMSVGAILMSASAVVVAVNAQLLRRLDLRPEASTRAVLDREGGRPEAMREEREPARMG is encoded by the coding sequence ATGGCGCACACACACGAGCCCGGGTCCGGCACCGGTCACGACGACCACGCAGGGCACGAGCACCACGCCGGTCACTCGGGCCACGACATGCACGAGCACCACGACATGCACGGCGACCACGCAGGGCACGAGGGCCACGAGGGCCACGAGGGCCACGAGGGCCACGAGGGCCACGAGGGCCACGAGGGCCACGACCACGCTGCGCATGCCGATGCCCACGCCGGGCACGACATGCACGGCGGCCACGACATGCACGCCGGGCACTCGGGCCACGGCGGGCATGGCGGCCACGGCGGGCACGGCGACCACGTCGGCCAGTTCCGCCGCCTCTTCTGGATCATGCTCGTGCTCGCCGTGCCGACGGTCGCGCTGAGCCCGATGTTCGCGATGCTCCTCGGCTACGAGGTGCCGACGACCGGACCGATCGCCTGGATCGTGCCCGCGCTCGGCACCGTCATGTACTTCTGGGGCGGCTGGCCCTTCCTCAGCGGCGCCGTGGGCGAGCTCCGTGCGAAGTCGCCGGGCATGATGCTGCTCATCGGCCTCGCGATCACCGTCGCCTACTTCGCATCGCTCGGCGCGAGCCTCGGCATCCTCGACCACCAGCTCGAGTTCTGGTGGGAGCTCGCCCTGCTGATCGTGATCATGCTGCTCGGACACTGGGTCGAGATGCGCTCGATCATGCAGGCGTCGTCGGCCCTCGACGAGCTCGCCGCGCTGCTGCCCGACGAGGCCGAGCGCGTCACCGACGACGGAACCGAGACGGTCTCCCCCGCCGACCTCGCGGTCGGCGACGTGGTGGTCGTGCGTCCGGGCGGGCGGGTGCCGGCCGACGGCGAGGTCACCGAGGGCACGGCCGAGATGGACGAGTCGATGATCACGGGCGAGTCCACCACGGTCTCGCGCGCTCCGGGCGACACGGTCGTCGCGGGCACGGTCGCGACCGACACCGCGATCCGCGTGCGCGTCACCGCGGTCGGCGACGACACCGCGCTCGCGGGCATCCAGCGACTCGTCTCCGACGCGCAGGCGTCGAGCTCGCACGCGCAGCGCCTCGCCGACCGCGCCGCCGGCTGGCTGTTCTGGTTCGCGCTCGGCGCCGCGGTGCTGACGGCGATCGCCTGGACCCTCGTCGGCAGCCCCGACGACGCCGTGGTGCGCACCATCACGGTGCTCGTCATCGCGTGCCCGCACGCGCTGGGCCTCGCCATCCCGCTCGTCGTCTCGATCGCGACCGAGCGGGCGGCGAAGGGCGGCGTGCTCGTCACCGACCGCATGGCGCTCGAGCAGATGCGCACCATCGACACGGTGCTCTTCGACAAGACCGGCACCCTGACGAAGGGCGAGCCGACGGTGACGGATGCCGCTGCGGCGGACGGTCACGACACCGACCACGTGCTGGCACTCGCGGCAGCGGCGGAGGCCGACTCGGAGCATCCGCTCGCCCGCGCCATCGTCGCGCACGCCGACGAGCACGGCGTGGACGTGCCGCGCGCGACGGACTTCTCGTCTGCGCCGGCGGTCGGCGTGCGCGCCACGGTCGACGGCCGCACGGTGCGGGTCGGCGGCCCCGCGATGCTCGACGAGCACGGGCTCGAGCCCCTCGGGGCATCCGCCGACTGGGCCGCGCGCGGCGCGACCGTGCTGCACGTGGTCGCCGACGGCGAGGTCGTCGGTGCGCTCGCGCTGGCCGACGAGGTGCGCGAGGAGTCGCGCGAGGCGATCGACGCGCTGCACGCGCTCGGCATCGGCGTCGTGATGATCACGGGCGACGCCGAGCCGGTGGCGCAGGCGGTCGCCGACGACCTCGGCATCGACCGCGTGTTCGCGCAGGTGCGGCCCGAGGACAAGGCCGACCGCGTCGCCACGCTGCAGCACGAGGGCCGCAGCGTCGCGATGGTCGGCGACGGCGTGAACGACGCCCCAGCGCTCGCGCAGGCCGACGTCGGCCTCGCCATCGGCGCCGGCACCGACGTGGCGATCGCGTCGGCGGGCGTCGTGCTCGCCTCGTCCGACCCGCGCTCGGTGCTCTCGGTGATCGAGCTCTCGCGCGCGTCGTACCGCAAGATGCAGCAGAACCTCTGGTGGGCGGCGGGCTACAACCTCGTGGCGGTGCCGCTCGCGGCGGGCGTGCTCGCGCCGATCGGGTTCGTGCTGCCGATGTCGGTCGGGGCGATCCTCATGTCGGCGTCGGCCGTGGTGGTCGCGGTCAACGCGCAGCTGCTGCGCCGCCTCGACCTGCGCCCCGAGGCGTCGACCCGCGCCGTGCTCGACCGCGAGGGCGGCCGGCCCGAGGCGATGCGCGAGGAGCGCGAGCCCGCCCGCATGGGCTGA
- a CDS encoding NUDIX hydrolase, with the protein MPTPDFIVDLRRSIGTAPLWLSGVTAVVLRGDDVLLGRRSDNGRLAPISGIVEPGEAPATTAVREALEEANVHIEVERLAWVHTTPEITYPNGDRTSYLDLTFRCRYVSGDPYPADGEASEVFWHPLARLDELDDMPDDQKARVRAAASDEVAARFEA; encoded by the coding sequence ATGCCCACCCCCGACTTCATCGTCGACCTGCGCCGCTCGATCGGCACCGCCCCGCTCTGGCTGTCGGGCGTGACCGCCGTCGTCCTCCGCGGCGACGACGTGCTGCTCGGCCGCCGCAGCGACAACGGCCGGCTCGCGCCGATCTCGGGCATCGTCGAGCCGGGCGAGGCGCCGGCCACCACGGCCGTGCGCGAGGCGCTCGAGGAGGCGAACGTGCACATCGAGGTCGAGCGCCTCGCCTGGGTGCACACGACCCCCGAGATCACGTACCCGAACGGCGACCGCACCTCGTACCTCGACCTCACGTTCCGCTGCCGCTACGTCTCGGGCGACCCGTACCCGGCCGACGGCGAGGCATCCGAGGTGTTCTGGCATCCACTCGCTCGGCTGGACGAGCTCGACGACATGCCCGACGACCAGAAGGCGCGCGTGCGTGCCGCCGCCTCCGACGAGGTGGCCGCGCGCTTCGAGGCCTGA